One genomic segment of Ipomoea triloba cultivar NCNSP0323 chromosome 9, ASM357664v1 includes these proteins:
- the LOC116030881 gene encoding isoleucine N-monooxygenase 1-like yields the protein MGIIDMLIISFSFLSSTLPPNVVIILIISVFLSYKWLSNQKAAKQFPLPPGPKPWPVVGCLPQMLRNKPVFRWMINLMEEMNTEIACFRLGGTNVISVTSPEVAREILKKQDTVFASRPACASAELISSNYLISLVSPLGDQWKKMRRVLTSHVLSPNRLNWLGHKRVGEADHLVRYIYNQCRNAAGCGVVDVRAAGRHFCGNVIRQMVFSKRFFGAGTEDGGPGVEEEEHVNATFGVLAYVYSFGISDYLPWLRMFDLDCHRKALKKAVKGVRKHQDPEVDARIKMWNNGTKTEQQDILDVLIKLKDIDGRPLLTPEEIKAQILELMIGIVDNPSNAAEWILAEMLNQPEILRKVMEELDNVVGRERLVQEHDLPRLNYLNACIREAFRLHPFGDFAPPHLCTSNTIVSNYFIPKGSHVIISRPGLGRNPKVWEEPLKFKPERHLKNDGSEVSFVDPELRILSFSTGRRGCPGIQLGSLVSSMLLARLVQGFDWVQCGRIDLRESKHNLLLAHPLHALAKPRLPHYIYSSLA from the exons ATGGGGATAATTGATATGCTTATTATTAGCTTCTCATTCTTGTCATCAACCCTTCCTCCAAATGTCGTTATAATTCTGATAATCTCAGTGTTTCTCTCATACAAATGGCTAAGTAACCAAAAAGCTGCTAAGCAATTCCCACTCCCTCCAGGCCCCAAGCCATGGCCTGTAGTGGGATGTTTACCTCAAATGCTTAGAAACAAGCCGGTTTTCCGGTGGATGATTAATCTCATGGAGGAGATGAACACCGAAATCGCCTGCTTCCGCCTTGGGGGAACCAATGTGATTTCAGTAACATCCCCGGAGGTGGCGCGTGAGATACTGAAGAAACAAGACACGGTTTTTGCGTCAAGGCCGGCCTGCGCGTCAGCAGAGCTGATAAGCAGTAATTATTTGATCTCCCTTGTTTCCCCTCTGGGAGACCAGTGGAAGAAAATGAGGAGAGTTCTTACCTCTCATGTGCTCTCGCCCAACAGGCTTAACTGGCTGGGCCACAAGCGGGTCGGGGAAGCCGACCACCTCGTACGTTACATCTACAATCAGTGTAGAAACGCCGCAGGTTGCGGAGTGGTGGATGTGAGGGCGGCGGGGAGACACTTCTGTGGGAATGTGATTAGGCAGATGGTTTTCAGCAAGAGGTTTTTCGGTGCTGGGACGGAAGATGGTGGGCCCGGCGTGGAGGAAGAAGAGCACGTCAACGCAACCTTTGGAGTTCTTGCTTATGTGTATTCTTTTGGGATCTCTGATTACTTACCCTGGCTAAGGATGTTTGATTTGGATTGCCATAGGAAAGCCCTCAAGAAAGCTGTAAAGGGTGTTAGGAAGCACCAAGATCCTGAAGTGGATGCTAGGATTAAGATGTGGAATAATGGGACGAAAACTGAGCAACAAGATATTCTTGATGTTCTGATCAAGCTCAAGGATATTGATGGAAGACCATTACTGACACCTGAAGAGATTAAAGCACAAATTCTT GAACTAATGATAGGAATTGTGGACAATCCATCAAATGCGGCGGAATGGATATTAGCAGAAATGCTAAATCAACCTGAGATACTACGAAAAGTCATGGAAGAACTAGACAACGTTGTTGGAAGAGAAAGACTAGTACAAGAACATGATCTTCCAAGGCTAAACTACCTTAACGCATGTATAAGGGAAGCGTTTCGCCTTCATCCATTTGGGGATTTTGCTCCTCCACACCTGTGTACTTCCAACACAATTGTTTCCAATTATTTCATACCCAAGGGTAGTCATGTCATAATAAGCCGCCCCGGGCTGGGGCGGAACCCTAAGGTTTGGGAGGAGCCTCTCAAGTTCAAGCCAGAACGCCACCTAAAGAATGACGGGTCTGAAGTGAGCTTTGTTGATCCGGAATTGAGAATTTTATCATTTAGTACTGGAAGACGTGGATGTCCAGGCATTCAACTAGGTTCTTTGGTTAGTAGCATGTTGCTAGCTAGGCTTGTGCAAGGGTTTGATTGGGTGCAGTGTGGAAGAATTGATTTAAGGGAGTCGAAACATAATCTCCTTTTGGCACACCCTCTCCATGCACTTGCAAAACCAAGGTTGCCTCACTACATCTACTCATCCCTGGCATAA